The genomic segment TGGTGATGGTACGATAGGACAACGCTATGGTGCAACAGTCAAAAAGCATGATATTATCACTAAACTTCTCGCAGGTTTAGAAAAAAATCCTTGGAATCGAAGAAACATCATCAATCTTTGGCAATATGAAGATTTTGAAGAAACAGACGGTTTGCTCCCTTGTGCTTTTCAAACTATGTTTGATGTGCGAAGAGAAGCGGACGGTGAAATTTATCTGGATGCAACCCTCGTACAACGTAGCAACGATATGCTTGTCGCCCACCATATCAATGCGATGCAATATGTCGCTTTGCAGATGATGATTGCCAAGCATTTTTCATGGAAAGTTGGAAAGTTCTTCTATTTTGTCAATAATCTTCATATTTATGATAATCAATTTGAACAAGCGGGAGAACTCCTCAGCCGTACATCATCTGATAAAGAACCTTATCTCGTGTTGAATGTTCCAGACGGAACAAACTTTTTTGATATTAAGCCAGAAGATTTTGAACTACTTAATTATGAGCCTGTTCAACCTCAATTAAAATTTGATTTGGCGATTTGAATCTTCTTTAAAAAATAAAAAAATTACTAGGGATTTGTTTTTAATATCATTTCTTGTAAAGAAATAAAAAGCTGTTGATTAATTAATCAGCAGCTTTTTATTTTACAAATTTAGGTCAGATGTAAATGAATAGAATGAAAATGACAACGTTTACACTGAAAATTATACAAAAATTGTAGGAAAAATCATAAATGAAAACGTATACTTAAAAACAGATATATCAGTTCTATTCAAAGGGGTACCCCTTTCTCTTGTATCTACAAGAGAAATCTAGAAAGACTCATTTCATGAAAACATCACTATTTATTCCCTATCTCTTGCGAGATGGTGCAATTTTACAAAGAAACGTCATTAATCATTTTTGGGGATATACTGCATCGAACAAACGTATTAGCTTAACTTATGAAAATTTCTTTGAAAAAGTTTCAGCAGATAAACATGGTTATTTTATCTTTAAACTTCCTCCGCATGAGGCAAGTTCAAATCTTGATTTTACGATACAGATTGATTGTGAAAAGTGGGTAATTAGAGCTATTTCTTTTGGAGATGTTTTTCTATTAAGTGGTCAGTCAAATATGCAACTTCCGATGGAACGCTTAAAGATGATTTATCCAGATGAAGTTTCTAAAGCGAACAACTCACATATTCATTTTTTTGAAGTACCCGAATCCCCTATTTTTAAAGAAAAAAGGGAAGAACTTGAATCAGGAGTCTGGCATAAAGCTATCGGGGAAGATTTAAAAAGACTATCAGGAATTGCCTATTTCTTTGCTAAGGAAAAATATAAAAAGGACGGGATTCCCATTGGACTAATATTAGCTGCAGTTGGAGGAAGTCCGATTAATAGTTGGATGAGTGAATTAACGCTTAAAACATTAAATTCTCTGCCGATATATTATTCTTCATTAAAAGACGAAACATTTCTCAAATATCGCACCACTCTTGATGAAGGTTATCAAACTGCCTACCAGAAGATGTGCGAGCAAACAGATAAGGGCTTATTAGAAAATTGGAAAGCTGTCACGTTTGATGATAGTGATTGGGAAGAAGCAGAGCTTAATAAACAATGGTTACAAAAATAT from the Lactococcus allomyrinae genome contains:
- a CDS encoding thymidylate synthase; the protein is MTYADQIFKQNIENILENGVFSENARPKYKDGKIANSKYITGSFVTYDLQKGQFPITTLRRIPIKTAIKELMWIYQDQTSRLDILEDKYGVKYWGEWGIGDGTIGQRYGATVKKHDIITKLLAGLEKNPWNRRNIINLWQYEDFEETDGLLPCAFQTMFDVRREADGEIYLDATLVQRSNDMLVAHHINAMQYVALQMMIAKHFSWKVGKFFYFVNNLHIYDNQFEQAGELLSRTSSDKEPYLVLNVPDGTNFFDIKPEDFELLNYEPVQPQLKFDLAI